Proteins from a single region of Bradyrhizobium diazoefficiens:
- a CDS encoding YopT-type cysteine protease domain-containing protein, with the protein MGLCCSRPHTSDAHIPTPSSFSLTPPSASLGSSPSPSQRPIIPLFEYQTAELRDANVDGICVGLAAEWLLNLPSSPRSRMSALRPGSQSHVSAAMRQQRYEELRNRLQDDQAEDFQPRDIMLQEAGLQPSKRRWGYQFGRSSEIAGIVDEVTEDPSVYWLSLRFAEGLGHLVATSTSNGMTTLFDPSDGEFAVPSDQMGDLLRSLAEDYRNRGHHLVTVVTQRMS; encoded by the coding sequence ATGGGGCTGTGCTGCAGCAGACCACATACCTCTGATGCGCATATTCCGACCCCAAGCTCCTTCAGCTTGACCCCACCCTCTGCGTCGCTCGGTTCCAGCCCATCGCCTTCGCAAAGACCGATCATTCCTCTCTTCGAATACCAGACTGCCGAATTGCGTGACGCGAATGTAGATGGCATATGCGTTGGTCTCGCGGCAGAGTGGCTCCTCAATCTTCCGAGCAGTCCGCGATCACGCATGAGCGCGCTGCGGCCCGGCTCGCAAAGCCACGTCTCGGCGGCGATGCGGCAGCAGCGGTATGAAGAACTCAGGAATCGATTGCAAGATGATCAGGCGGAAGATTTTCAACCAAGAGACATCATGTTGCAGGAAGCAGGCTTGCAACCATCCAAACGACGGTGGGGATATCAGTTTGGTAGGTCCTCGGAGATCGCCGGGATCGTCGATGAAGTCACCGAAGACCCGTCTGTCTATTGGCTCAGCTTGCGCTTCGCAGAAGGCCTCGGACATCTGGTCGCAACGTCCACCTCCAATGGAATGACCACTCTTTTCGATCCGAGCGATGGAGAATTCGCTGTCCCATCAGACCAGATGGGTGACTTGCTCAGAAGTCTCGCCGAGGATTACAGGAACAGGGGCCATCATCTCGTGACTGTCGTCACACAAAGAATGAGCTGA
- a CDS encoding biotin carboxylase N-terminal domain-containing protein: MHELPFDTVLIANRGEIAVRIIKTLRKLGLRAAIVYHDIDAGTLAVAMADAAIAIDGPTPIAAYLDIPQIIAAARQANAGALHPGYGFLAENAEFARAVTSAGITFIGPAPESIELMGDKIRARNFVQRHGFPVAPCAIEEDDPTTFVRRARAMGPPLLVKPSAAGGGKGMQIVRDIRVLEDAIAQARSEAQRYFGDGRLYVERYIETPRHIEVQVLGDAFANVTHLFERECSIQRRFQKVIEEAPAPGLTSELRQRICDTAVGIARAANYHNAGTVEFLLGGGEFYFLEMNTRLQVEHAVTEMITGVDLVAEQIHIAAGRSLRLAQSDIVTSGHAIEARLCAEAPERGYAPTTGKVLVLDYPEGDGIRIDSGLSRGQTITTAFDPLLAKIIVHAPSRVETAQKAHRAMRDLVLLGCTTNASFLARILADDGFLHGHIHTGYLEEHPHIAAGDLRADLSAFLAAGALLTGPVRESADAVSDLHAALGSWRN; this comes from the coding sequence ATGCACGAACTGCCTTTTGATACTGTTCTGATCGCCAATAGGGGCGAGATCGCCGTTCGTATCATCAAGACCCTTCGCAAGCTGGGGCTTCGTGCTGCGATCGTCTACCACGACATTGACGCCGGCACGCTTGCCGTCGCTATGGCCGATGCAGCCATCGCGATCGACGGACCCACGCCGATTGCTGCCTATCTCGACATTCCGCAGATTATCGCCGCGGCCCGACAAGCAAACGCTGGTGCATTGCATCCAGGTTATGGATTTCTGGCTGAGAACGCGGAGTTCGCCAGGGCCGTTACGAGCGCCGGCATCACCTTCATCGGGCCTGCCCCCGAAAGCATCGAACTGATGGGTGACAAAATCCGAGCTCGCAATTTCGTTCAGCGGCACGGGTTTCCTGTCGCTCCTTGCGCCATCGAGGAAGATGATCCAACGACCTTCGTGCGCAGAGCCCGGGCTATGGGACCTCCGTTGCTCGTCAAGCCTTCCGCGGCCGGTGGCGGCAAGGGCATGCAGATCGTGCGCGACATCCGCGTCCTGGAGGACGCAATTGCGCAGGCGCGCAGCGAGGCGCAGCGCTATTTCGGAGACGGCCGGCTTTACGTCGAACGATATATCGAGACCCCGCGCCATATCGAAGTCCAGGTGCTCGGCGATGCCTTCGCCAACGTGACTCATCTGTTCGAGCGCGAGTGCTCGATCCAGCGTCGGTTTCAGAAGGTCATCGAAGAGGCTCCCGCGCCGGGTCTGACCTCGGAGTTGCGTCAACGGATCTGCGATACCGCCGTCGGCATCGCCCGTGCAGCCAACTATCACAATGCAGGCACTGTCGAATTCCTCCTTGGGGGAGGAGAGTTCTACTTTCTGGAAATGAACACGCGCTTGCAAGTTGAGCATGCCGTGACCGAGATGATCACCGGCGTTGACCTTGTTGCCGAACAGATCCACATCGCTGCAGGCCGCTCGCTTCGATTGGCGCAGTCCGACATTGTGACGAGCGGACACGCGATCGAAGCCAGATTGTGTGCCGAAGCGCCGGAGCGCGGATATGCTCCGACGACAGGCAAGGTCCTTGTGCTCGACTACCCCGAAGGCGACGGTATACGCATCGACAGTGGCCTTTCGCGAGGTCAGACGATCACCACAGCATTCGACCCCTTGCTCGCCAAGATCATCGTGCATGCGCCCTCACGTGTCGAGACCGCGCAAAAGGCGCATCGCGCGATGCGGGACTTGGTGCTGCTCGGTTGCACAACCAACGCCAGCTTCCTTGCCCGTATCCTCGCGGACGATGGATTTCTGCATGGACACATTCACACGGGCTATCTTGAGGAACATCCGCATATCGCCGCAGGCGACCTCCGAGCCGACTTATCGGCCTTCCTGGCAGCAGGCGCCCTCCTGACCGGACCGGTCCGCGAATCGGCAGATGCCGTGTCCGATCTTCACGCGGCGCTGGGCAGTTGGAGAAACTAG
- a CDS encoding AMP-binding protein, translating to MDLATLIERNVAFAPDKPAIRFEGTILSYDAFNRRIELAARALKSQLGVEKGDRVAILSLNRPDYLVLLYACARLGAILVPLNWRLAVTEQLFILSDAGAKVLVLEHAFEPILSVLAERLPSTAIVGLDFAPGCGSGWDELLEGGRGDGRNAHPGLSCPLLIVYTSGTTGRPKGAVLRQEALLWNGVMSQHMHGLTSADHVLTVLPMFHVGGLNIQTTPALHHGATITMHPRFTLDATLAAFERDRPTLTALVPTMIQALIDHPRWSTTDLSSLKAISTGSTMVPQQLIAAVATRGISALQVYGSTETCPIAIYTKFGGDLAREGSTGLPGLCCEAVILNDAGDRLPTATPGEIAVRGPNVFCEYWGNGQATREALRNGWYRTGDIGHCDGDGYFWVHDRKPNLIISGGENIYPAEVERVLLEHPDVAECAVVGRPDPSWGEVPVAYVIRRSGAQIEQQALTAHVQSQLARFKVPHEIIFTDDLPRTALGKIEHFILKAIQAKSRS from the coding sequence ATGGATCTTGCTACATTGATTGAGCGCAATGTGGCGTTCGCTCCGGACAAGCCAGCGATCCGCTTCGAGGGCACGATCTTGAGCTACGACGCGTTCAATCGGCGCATCGAGCTGGCGGCGCGCGCCCTCAAAAGTCAGCTCGGCGTCGAAAAAGGTGATCGCGTTGCGATCCTGAGCCTCAATCGGCCTGACTATCTGGTACTGCTGTATGCCTGCGCGCGGCTTGGGGCAATCCTCGTGCCGTTGAACTGGCGGTTGGCTGTCACCGAGCAGCTCTTCATCCTGTCTGACGCTGGCGCCAAAGTGCTGGTCCTTGAGCACGCTTTTGAGCCGATTCTATCGGTTTTAGCGGAGAGACTGCCCTCGACCGCCATCGTCGGCCTTGATTTCGCGCCGGGTTGCGGAAGCGGGTGGGATGAGCTGCTTGAAGGAGGTCGGGGCGATGGTCGCAATGCCCACCCTGGCCTGTCTTGCCCGCTTCTGATTGTCTACACCTCAGGCACGACCGGCCGGCCGAAAGGTGCCGTGCTGCGCCAGGAGGCACTACTGTGGAACGGGGTGATGAGCCAGCACATGCACGGACTCACCTCAGCCGATCACGTCTTGACCGTGTTGCCGATGTTCCACGTCGGCGGCCTCAACATTCAGACCACACCAGCACTGCATCACGGCGCAACAATAACGATGCACCCACGGTTTACGCTGGACGCAACACTTGCTGCGTTTGAGCGGGATCGACCTACGTTAACGGCGCTCGTACCTACCATGATCCAAGCGCTGATCGATCATCCTCGGTGGTCGACGACCGACCTATCGTCGCTGAAGGCGATCTCTACCGGTTCAACCATGGTCCCGCAGCAGCTTATCGCAGCTGTGGCGACGCGTGGGATCTCGGCGTTGCAGGTTTATGGCTCCACGGAGACCTGCCCCATTGCGATCTATACAAAGTTCGGTGGCGATCTTGCTCGTGAGGGATCGACCGGCCTGCCCGGCCTATGCTGCGAAGCGGTAATCCTCAACGATGCTGGCGACAGATTGCCGACAGCGACCCCGGGCGAGATCGCGGTGCGAGGACCCAATGTGTTCTGCGAATACTGGGGTAATGGACAAGCAACGCGCGAGGCGTTGCGCAATGGTTGGTACCGAACGGGAGACATCGGACATTGCGATGGGGACGGATATTTCTGGGTCCATGACCGAAAGCCAAATCTGATCATTTCCGGCGGAGAGAACATTTATCCGGCGGAAGTGGAGCGTGTACTCCTGGAGCACCCAGATGTCGCGGAATGCGCGGTCGTCGGACGGCCAGATCCGAGTTGGGGCGAGGTGCCGGTGGCCTATGTGATTCGGCGTTCGGGGGCTCAGATTGAGCAACAAGCGCTGACGGCACATGTGCAGTCGCAACTCGCCCGCTTCAAAGTGCCTCACGAGATTATCTTCACCGACGATTTGCCGAGAACGGCATTGGGTAAGATCGAGCATTTTATCCTGAAAGCGATTCAAGCGAAATCACGCTCCTAG
- a CDS encoding acetyl-CoA carboxylase biotin carboxyl carrier protein subunit — MNHSFEVDGVEYQLWLSRCREGYRLCLHDRVIAPVAFSHRGDGCGVVMIAGESQPVRFAIDGETIHVHMNGETRSLHYRDPLRTLARSRQEISQAVARAPMPGVVIVARVSPGEAVSAGTALMTIESMKLETVIRSPQDGIVERIHFKQGESFEQDAVLVTLLEERT, encoded by the coding sequence GTGAATCACTCTTTTGAGGTCGATGGCGTCGAATACCAGCTATGGCTGTCACGATGCCGAGAGGGCTACCGTCTCTGCTTGCATGACAGAGTGATTGCCCCGGTTGCGTTCTCCCATCGCGGTGACGGCTGCGGTGTTGTGATGATTGCGGGTGAAAGCCAGCCGGTCAGGTTCGCCATTGATGGCGAGACCATTCACGTGCACATGAATGGCGAAACGCGCAGTTTGCATTACCGCGATCCATTGCGAACGCTTGCTAGGTCGAGGCAGGAGATAAGCCAAGCCGTCGCTCGCGCGCCCATGCCGGGCGTCGTCATTGTCGCCCGGGTTTCGCCTGGGGAGGCCGTTTCTGCCGGGACGGCCCTGATGACGATCGAGAGCATGAAGTTGGAGACGGTCATACGGTCTCCACAAGACGGCATTGTCGAGCGTATTCACTTCAAGCAAGGCGAGAGCTTTGAGCAGGATGCTGTCCTGGTTACGCTCCTCGAGGAGCGGACCTGA
- a CDS encoding carboxyl transferase domain-containing protein has protein sequence MQQLSSLVDVRSEDYRLNELHNRRLAKELEERQHAARFKRPVRDLERLKQQNKLFVRDRIEALLDPDTPFLELSTLAANKAYDGEVPGAAQVVGIGIVAGREVVIHADDASVKGGAWYPLSVKKIVRALDIAIENCLPVVHLCDCAGGFLPLQAEFFADRYHAGRILRNQSILSKMGVPQIGIAMGHCSAGGAYVPALSDYNIIVEGTGAIFLGGPPVVKAATGAEISAEELGGAHLHTSVSGTSDYLASSELHAIAIARDIVARFSDPVKAKINRAAPEPPAYSASELYGILPRDPRTQFDMREIIARLVDGSRFHEHKARYGETLVCGFARLHGYQVGILANNGVLLSESALKGAQFIQLCDKSRTPLLFLQNTTGFMVGRDYERRGITKDGAKLIMAVSGASVPKFTIVCNASHGAGTYAMAGRAFDPRFVFTWPQSQISAMGAEQAAGVLTHVKARQLARHNGHLSPEQLAAIRQPILEEYWERSGAYYATSELWDDGILDPVDTRNALAMVLSASLNSPITSPHYGVFRM, from the coding sequence ATGCAGCAGCTCTCGTCTCTGGTCGACGTCAGGTCGGAAGACTATCGGCTCAACGAACTTCATAACAGGCGACTTGCAAAAGAACTGGAGGAGCGCCAGCATGCCGCCCGCTTCAAGCGTCCGGTGCGGGATCTTGAGCGTCTCAAGCAGCAAAACAAGCTGTTTGTGCGTGATCGGATCGAGGCTTTGCTTGATCCAGACACGCCGTTCCTCGAGCTTTCGACATTGGCGGCGAACAAGGCCTATGACGGGGAGGTGCCCGGCGCCGCTCAGGTCGTTGGGATCGGCATTGTCGCGGGTCGCGAGGTCGTCATTCACGCGGATGACGCCAGCGTCAAGGGCGGGGCCTGGTATCCGCTTTCGGTCAAGAAGATTGTGCGGGCCTTGGACATCGCGATCGAGAATTGCCTGCCGGTCGTTCACTTGTGCGACTGTGCCGGAGGTTTCTTGCCCTTACAGGCGGAGTTCTTCGCAGATCGCTATCATGCAGGTCGGATCCTTCGCAATCAGTCCATTCTCTCGAAGATGGGAGTACCGCAGATCGGTATAGCCATGGGCCATTGCAGCGCCGGCGGGGCCTACGTCCCGGCGCTTAGCGACTACAACATCATTGTTGAGGGCACGGGAGCGATCTTTCTGGGCGGTCCTCCGGTCGTCAAAGCTGCCACTGGCGCAGAGATTTCTGCCGAAGAACTCGGCGGCGCTCACTTGCATACCAGCGTATCGGGGACGAGCGACTATCTTGCAAGCTCGGAGCTGCATGCGATTGCAATTGCCCGAGACATCGTCGCTCGCTTCAGTGATCCTGTAAAGGCCAAGATCAACCGGGCCGCTCCGGAGCCTCCCGCCTATAGTGCATCCGAACTGTACGGCATTCTTCCGAGGGATCCCCGGACGCAATTCGATATGCGGGAGATCATCGCCCGTCTGGTTGATGGCAGCCGATTCCACGAACATAAGGCACGTTATGGCGAGACCCTTGTGTGCGGCTTTGCGCGACTGCATGGCTATCAGGTTGGCATTCTCGCAAACAACGGTGTGCTGTTGAGCGAAAGCGCACTGAAAGGTGCTCAGTTCATCCAATTGTGCGACAAGTCTCGAACGCCTCTCCTCTTCTTGCAGAATACGACCGGCTTTATGGTCGGCCGCGACTACGAAAGGCGCGGCATAACCAAGGACGGCGCCAAGCTGATCATGGCCGTCTCCGGGGCATCCGTGCCAAAGTTCACGATCGTCTGTAATGCCTCCCATGGAGCAGGAACCTACGCCATGGCGGGGCGGGCCTTCGATCCGCGTTTTGTGTTTACTTGGCCGCAGTCCCAGATTTCGGCGATGGGCGCCGAGCAGGCAGCGGGCGTCCTCACACACGTCAAGGCAAGACAGCTGGCCCGGCACAATGGGCACCTCTCCCCGGAGCAACTGGCAGCCATTCGCCAGCCGATCCTGGAAGAATATTGGGAGCGGTCGGGCGCGTACTATGCGACATCCGAGTTGTGGGACGATGGCATCCTTGATCCCGTCGATACCAGAAACGCGCTTGCAATGGTTCTGAGTGCTTCGCTCAACAGCCCAATCACCTCGCCGCATTACGGCGTATTCCGAATGTGA
- a CDS encoding class I SAM-dependent methyltransferase, which yields MRADFSRINRDKAIFDDIYALDDPRAYFSVLGGLDYMIPDVAEPVVRQILAAKASATSLKPIVLDVGCSYGINAAVHRFPLTFGGLRYRYARREMRAISSETLVDLDRRFYSAWPDVGLARFIGLDVSAPAIRYATAVGLLEEGIVADLEKESLSTESARILRSTDVIMSTGCIGYVTEKTFRKILDATETRPWIISFVLRMFPYDCLAATFAKRGLVTERLTGATFIQRRFRDAEEFERTLATLAALGVDATGLESEGLFHADLLLSRPESDARAAPLDDIVTVASGRGRPIGPRYVHVGGLEGLQVALEP from the coding sequence TTGCGAGCAGATTTTTCGCGTATCAATCGGGATAAAGCTATCTTCGATGACATTTACGCTTTGGATGATCCAAGAGCGTATTTCTCCGTTCTGGGAGGCTTGGATTATATGATCCCGGATGTGGCTGAGCCGGTCGTGCGTCAGATTCTAGCAGCGAAAGCTTCGGCAACCAGCCTTAAGCCGATCGTGCTTGATGTCGGCTGTTCATACGGCATCAACGCGGCCGTGCATCGGTTTCCACTGACATTCGGCGGATTGCGTTACCGCTACGCCCGGCGCGAGATGAGGGCGATCAGTTCCGAGACACTGGTGGATCTCGATCGCAGGTTTTATTCGGCTTGGCCTGATGTTGGTCTAGCGCGGTTTATCGGCCTCGATGTATCGGCACCGGCAATCCGTTATGCAACGGCCGTTGGCCTGCTTGAAGAGGGTATTGTCGCCGACCTTGAAAAGGAATCGCTTTCGACAGAAAGCGCGCGGATTCTCCGTTCCACTGATGTTATCATGTCGACGGGCTGCATCGGCTACGTGACCGAGAAGACATTCAGAAAAATTCTCGATGCGACAGAGACGCGTCCATGGATTATCTCTTTCGTGCTGCGGATGTTCCCGTATGATTGCCTGGCTGCGACATTCGCGAAGCGTGGCCTTGTGACGGAGCGCCTTACCGGTGCGACATTTATTCAGCGTCGATTTCGCGACGCTGAGGAATTTGAAAGGACCTTGGCCACCCTGGCAGCTCTTGGCGTCGATGCGACGGGCCTTGAGTCAGAAGGTCTATTCCACGCCGATCTGCTCTTGTCACGCCCTGAATCGGATGCACGCGCCGCTCCTCTGGACGACATCGTCACCGTCGCCAGCGGTCGAGGTCGGCCAATCGGGCCGCGTTACGTTCACGTTGGCGGTCTCGAGGGTTTGCAGGTCGCACTGGAGCCGTGA